The proteins below are encoded in one region of Coffea arabica cultivar ET-39 chromosome 4c, Coffea Arabica ET-39 HiFi, whole genome shotgun sequence:
- the LOC113738602 gene encoding sugar transport protein 8-like, which produces MPTTQVEKATTPQKIKEEPSSSWSTVKPQPKQSRYLLEIEEWTVEPESTAEVRFSAESVSITQSEHIMPTHSPRFVQRKDVINRIRILKLLALLGGITVGYAFNVSDFKSLMISSIIPLGASISVLPAHVLSNRWGRKPVLRIGLILLSVGSGLFAWLPLAFLGIVGSIMSGLGSGITNQVIPIICSELAPEENLSVLYGYQSLGGFVVLGIYLIASYSPKWVWRVPFGILCFLAVVLLVISFFIDESPRCLIQQDKVQAARHVFTKYRDPRKTIVDEEFAELEKAIEDEKKISAVKDLLSPQNRATLIIKAVAELVPQLLGASSLMFFGPLASTSVSSNSHILFITSAGAGLWGFLMTLFVSFFLLKRCGRRRVAIGSSFLTLLSQISLWVVLHFFANSHSDFTKPVAYTMIGAIALNYAGFNMLTNPYGWIKSSIEGPGGALADAWLKSLGPFMMVIMNVALIHMFCTIEAFVYVFTGFFAAFTTSFVYILVPEASQIGTYNMTRLIWMLQWFWKKFIKEEDLKFVKEEDSCSKQRV; this is translated from the exons ATGCCAACCACACAGGTTGAAAAAGCCACAACCCCACAAAAGATCAAAGAGGAGCCTAGTTCATCCTGGTCTACAGTGAAACCCCAACCCAAACAATCCCGGTACCTGCTAGAGATTGAAGAATGGACTGTTGAGCCCGAGTCTACAGCAGAGGTCCGGTTCAGTGCTGAATCTGTCTCTATTACTCAATCTGAACACATTATGCCTACCCATTCACCTAG ATTTGTTCAAAGGAAGGATGTCATCAATCGAATTCGAATTCTGAAGCTGCTAGCACTATTGGGTGGGATAACTGTAGGTTATGCCTTCAATGTTTCAG ATTTTAAATCTCTAATGATTTCATCAATCATCCCCCTTGGTGCTTCGATATCAGTGCTGCCAGCACATGTATTATCCAATCGATGGGGGCGGAAGCCAGTGCTCAGGATAGGACTCATACTGCTTTCAGTGGGATCAGGTCTCTTTGCTTGGCTTCCACTTGCATTTTTGGGGATTGTGGGTTCGATTATGAGTGGTCTTGGTAGCGGCATTACAAATCAG GTCATTCCCATTATATGCTCTGAGTTAGCCCCAGAAGAGAACCTAAGTGTCTTATATGGATACCAAAGTTTGGGTGGTTTTGTTGTCTTGGGGATCTATCTCATTGCATCCTACTCACCTAAATGGGTCTGGAGAGTTCCATTTGGCATCCTCTGTTTCCTCGCTGTGGTCTTGCTagttatctcattttttattgATGAAAGTCCACGATGCCTAATTCAGCAAGACAAAGTGCAAGCTGCTCGACATGTTTTCACAAAGTATAGGGATCCGAGGAAGACCATTGTTGATGAGGAATTTGCTGAGCTTGAAAAAGCCATAGAGGATGAGAAAAAGATAAGTGCGGTCAAAGATTTGCTAAGTCCTCAAAACAGAGCTACTTTGATCATCAAGGCAGTAGCAGAACTGGTGCCTCAATTGTTAGGAGCATCTTCTCTAATGTTCTTCGGGCCATTGGCTTCAACATCAGTCTCTTCTAACTCACATATCCTATTCATCACATCAGCCGGGGCTGGATTGTGGGGTTTCCTCATGACActgtttgtttctttctttctactcAAGAGATGTGGACGAAGAAGGGTGGCCATTGGTTCTTCTTTCCTTACATTATTATCACAG ATCTCCTTGTGGGTAGTCTTACACTTCTTTGCAAATTCACACAGCGATTTCACAAAGCCTGTTGCCTATACTATGATAGGAGCAATAGCTCTGAACTATGCTGGCTTCAATATGCTAACCAACCCATATGGCTGGATCAAGAGCTCAATAGAGGGACCAGGTGGAGCACTAGCAGACGCTTGGTTGAAGAGTCTTGGCCCTTTCATGATGGTTATCATGAATGTGGCATTAATCCATATGTTTTGTACAATCGAGGCCTTTGTTTATGTGTTCACAGGCTTCTTTGCAGCTTTCACTACTTCCTTTGTATACATTTTAGTGCCGGAGGCCTCTCAAATTGGAACTTATAACATGACAAGGCTCATCTGGATGCTGCAGTGGTTTTGGAAAAAGTTTATAAAGGAAGAAGACTTAAAATTCGTAAAGGAAGAAGACTCATGCTCAAAGCAGAGAGTATAG